Proteins from one Drosophila gunungcola strain Sukarami chromosome 3R, Dgunungcola_SK_2, whole genome shotgun sequence genomic window:
- the LOC128258059 gene encoding uncharacterized protein LOC128258059 codes for MKYLLSVTLLLAIGLQQIDAHGMMLSPPSRSSRWRYDGSAPQNWNDNELFCGGLYTQSNNGGRCGLCGDNFLDGQPRANEIGGSIGGAGVVTRSYAAGHAITVAVKITTNHLGHFEFHLCNLDAYGGESEECFDQHRLRFPDGSDRLQIGSQAGEFDVTVLLPEGVTCSHCVIRWTYVGANNWGICDNSGNGALGCGPQETFKNCADVSINWGRNLVKELVSGDLPVAPIEVV; via the exons ATGAAGTACCTGCTCAGCGTGACCTTGTTGTTGGCCATTGGTCTGCAGCAGATCGATGCCCACGGAATGATGCTGTCCCCGCCCAGTCGCTCCTCCCGCTGGCGTTACGACGGATCCGCTCCCCAAAACTGGAACGATAACGAACTATTCTGCGGCGGCTTGTAT ACCCAATCGAACAACGGAGGTCGTTGTGGTCTGTGCGGCGACAACTTCTTGGATGGCCAGCCCCGTGCCAACGAGATCGGAGGTAGTATCGGCGGAGCAGGCGTGGTGACCAGGAGCTACGCGGCTGGCCATGCCATCACCGTGGCCGTGAAGATCACCACCAACCACTTGGGCCACTTCGAGTTCCATCTGTGCAATCTGGATGCCTACGGTGGCGAATCGGAGGAGTGCTTCGATCAGCACCGCCTGCGTTTTCCCGATGGCAGTGATAGATTGCAAATTGGAAGCCAGGCTGGAGAATTCGATGTGACAGTTTTGCTGCCAGAGGGAGTTACCTGCAGTCACTGCGTGATCCGATGGACCTATGTGGGTG CCAACAACTGGGGCATCTGCGATAACTCCGGCAACGGAGCCTTGGGCTGTGGTCCCCAGGAAACCTTCAAGAACTGCGCCGATGTGAGCATCAACTGGGGTCGCAATTTGGTCAAGGAGCTGGTCAGTGGTGACCTACCCGTGGCTCCCATCGAGGTTGTCTAA
- the LOC128252422 gene encoding uncharacterized protein LOC128252422, producing the protein MKFFKEILLISLGIFSFLGELDAHGMMLTPPGRSSRWRTDSSAPTNYDDNALYCGGLWKQTENGGNCGLCGDDWSLEQPRPNELGGKYGSGVIVKSYAGVTETEISVRITANHLGYFRFHICNLDENGSESEECFNQYPLKFADGSTKYKINTKTGDIPVVVQLPTELNCIHCVLRWTYTAGNNWGVCEDGSGAMGCGAQETFINCADVSVLSSARSIFHEVPVEVAESV; encoded by the exons ATGAAGTTCTTCAAGGAGATCCTGCTTATAAGCTTGGGCATTTTTAGCTTCTTGGGTGAATTGGATGCCCATGGCATGATGTTGACTCCACCCGGAAGATCTTCACGTTGGCGCACCGATTCCTCGGCACCAACAAATTATGATGATAATGCATTATATTGCGGTGGCTTATGG AAACAAACCGAAAATGGTGGAAATTGTGGACTCTGCGGTGATGATTGGAGCTTGGAGCAGCCACGCCCCAATGAGCTAGGCGGAAAGTATGGCAGTGGTGTGATCGTAAAGAGCTATGCCGGCGTGACCGAGACTGAAATAAGCGTTAGGATCACTGCCAATCATCTGGGCTATTTCCGGTTCCACATCTGCAACCTGGATGAAAATGGCAGCGAGTCGGAAGAGTGCTTCAATCAGTATCCTTTGAAGTTCGCAGATGGCAGCACGAAGtacaaaatcaacacaaaaactGGAGATATACCAGTAGTCGTTCAACTTCCCACCGAGCTCAACTGCATCCATTGCGTGCTCCGCTGGACATATACGGCGGGAAATAATTGGGGAGTGTGTGAGGATGGGTCAGGGGCCATGGGCTGCGGTGCCCAGGAAACCTTCATCAACTGCGCCGATGTCAGTGTTCTGTCCTCAGCGAGAAGTATCTTTCACGAGGTGCCAGTGGAGGTGGCGGAATCGGTATAA